From a single Arthrobacter sp. SLBN-112 genomic region:
- a CDS encoding DUF4012 domain-containing protein yields the protein MPQLQERLIARDSLGAEEAYESLREHTSSATATVNDPMWGLASALPWIGPNFGATSEIARSANDVVELGVGPLVNVFTSLDWESVLPTRLGADLAPIQGASQKVAAASHAVKASSDRLNNIEATHLLPEIAQPLVMAQKKLTAAAETLEVASDAAQLLPQMMGSDSSRHYLLMIQNIAETRASGGIPGALAVLTFENGHMSFDQQSSAAALGIMAPVVPVDRQQQQIYSSRLGKYMQDVNLTPDFPTAAATAQAMWERKTGQRVDGVISIDPAVLSYILQSTGPVALNGPELAEIKASGLPTELTGENVVPTLLSDVYARIQQPELQDSYFAGVAKEVFTALSSGKGEPKDLIAGITRGTEERRVLVWSSDSSEQSVLAKYPVSGSISGASVSPAQFGLYFNDGTGAKMDYYVKRTVQLIKECPADGYEQTTVRVTSTNTAPADAATSLPAYVTGAGIYGVAAGSVQTNIVAYGPVQANVESATIDGVKAPFAPYLHADRPVGVVAQQLAPGESKTVEFTFGKIVQHTEPNLVVTPSVQAVKDVIRPTANASCDPGQSQSR from the coding sequence ATGCCGCAATTGCAGGAACGCCTGATCGCAAGAGACTCGCTTGGTGCCGAGGAGGCTTACGAGTCTCTCCGGGAACATACCTCGTCAGCTACAGCAACGGTTAACGACCCAATGTGGGGTCTTGCATCTGCCCTTCCCTGGATTGGTCCGAATTTCGGAGCAACTTCGGAAATAGCCCGTTCTGCCAATGATGTCGTCGAATTAGGGGTGGGCCCCTTGGTTAACGTGTTCACATCGCTAGATTGGGAATCAGTTCTGCCCACTCGACTGGGCGCAGATTTGGCGCCCATACAGGGTGCCTCGCAAAAAGTAGCGGCTGCTTCCCATGCTGTGAAAGCTTCCTCGGATCGTCTGAACAATATCGAGGCGACTCACCTTCTGCCCGAGATTGCGCAGCCCCTGGTCATGGCGCAAAAGAAGCTCACTGCAGCGGCGGAAACACTTGAAGTGGCCTCCGATGCAGCGCAGCTCCTCCCCCAAATGATGGGAAGTGACAGTTCGCGGCATTACTTGCTGATGATTCAAAACATCGCTGAAACCCGCGCTTCAGGTGGAATCCCTGGTGCCCTGGCAGTTCTAACTTTCGAAAACGGCCACATGTCTTTCGACCAGCAGAGCAGTGCTGCTGCCTTGGGAATCATGGCACCCGTCGTTCCGGTTGATCGGCAACAGCAGCAGATTTATTCGTCGCGCCTCGGCAAGTACATGCAGGATGTGAATCTAACGCCTGACTTTCCAACTGCTGCCGCAACTGCCCAAGCCATGTGGGAGAGGAAGACCGGGCAACGGGTAGATGGAGTGATCTCCATCGATCCTGCCGTCCTTAGTTATATCCTGCAGTCGACAGGACCTGTGGCACTTAACGGCCCGGAACTTGCAGAGATCAAGGCTTCAGGTCTACCGACGGAACTAACAGGCGAAAACGTCGTACCGACGTTGCTGTCAGATGTCTACGCGAGAATCCAACAGCCAGAACTACAGGACTCATACTTCGCAGGAGTGGCTAAGGAAGTCTTTACTGCCCTCTCCAGCGGTAAAGGGGAACCCAAAGACCTTATTGCCGGCATTACTCGTGGAACGGAAGAACGCCGCGTCTTGGTTTGGTCTTCAGACTCTTCTGAGCAGTCCGTGCTAGCCAAGTACCCCGTGAGCGGATCTATCTCGGGCGCCAGTGTTTCACCTGCACAGTTTGGCTTGTACTTCAATGACGGAACCGGCGCCAAAATGGATTACTACGTCAAGCGCACTGTTCAGCTCATCAAAGAATGTCCGGCAGACGGATACGAGCAAACCACGGTTCGCGTCACCAGTACCAACACAGCGCCCGCTGACGCCGCCACTTCCCTGCCGGCGTATGTGACCGGTGCAGGAATTTACGGCGTTGCGGCGGGTTCGGTTCAAACAAATATCGTTGCCTACGGCCCGGTCCAGGCCAACGTGGAATCAGCGACTATCGACGGCGTGAAGGCACCGTTTGCCCCCTACCTGCACGCCGACAGGCCAGTAGGGGTGGTCGCTCAGCAACTCGCACCAGGCGAAAGTAAAACCGTCGAGTTCACGTTCGGGAAGATCGTCCAGCACACGGAACCTAACTTGGTTGTCACACCATCGGTGCAGGCTGTAAAGGATGTTATCCGTCCGACTGCAAATGCGTCCTGTGATCCGGGACAGTCACAGTCGCGTTAA
- a CDS encoding LPXTG cell wall anchor domain-containing protein produces MKKTFAALALAGAIALIGSAPAMAATYPALPPQAAVSDGTVGPGETFIFRGQGFRPFESVTIFVTPGQAPASNGATFTGGTAVAGVIPVFLAPQALSATADAQGVVSLPISISEAGTYSITAKGNESGITVGPVTVTVAASLANTGGNAAGGAPLANTGGLANTGADSGLVLWTLVGAGALAAGATSVVVVRRRAKTEAAA; encoded by the coding sequence ATGAAGAAGACTTTCGCTGCACTCGCGCTTGCAGGCGCCATCGCACTTATTGGCTCGGCACCCGCCATGGCCGCAACCTACCCGGCGCTTCCGCCGCAGGCAGCCGTTTCAGACGGCACCGTTGGCCCGGGTGAAACCTTCATCTTCCGGGGCCAGGGCTTCCGACCCTTCGAATCAGTTACGATTTTCGTCACGCCAGGCCAGGCTCCGGCCTCCAACGGTGCAACCTTTACCGGGGGTACAGCCGTTGCCGGGGTCATCCCCGTCTTCCTGGCACCGCAGGCGCTCAGCGCAACCGCAGACGCTCAGGGCGTTGTTTCGCTCCCGATCTCGATCAGTGAAGCGGGAACCTACTCCATCACTGCGAAGGGCAACGAATCCGGGATTACTGTTGGTCCCGTCACGGTCACCGTTGCAGCTTCGCTCGCCAACACCGGTGGCAACGCTGCCGGTGGCGCCCCCCTGGCTAACACGGGTGGCCTGGCCAACACCGGCGCCGACTCCGGCTTGGTCCTGTGGACCCTGGTTGGCGCCGGCGCACTGGCTGCCGGCGCAACCTCGGTCGTGGTGGTTCGCCGCCGCGCCAAGACTGAGGCTGCTGCCTAA
- a CDS encoding VanZ family protein → MDQPVSGQLSAVLQFLHRNGMPRWFNYQFVEAAANVVLFVPVGFVGALAFTEKRWWQIWAFGLLISGCIELGQLLFLHNRFASPSDIMTNTAGAVIGSLLAALAVQTQQRPAAFRQRASKKQ, encoded by the coding sequence GTGGACCAGCCTGTTTCAGGACAACTGTCCGCGGTTCTGCAGTTTCTGCACCGCAATGGCATGCCCCGGTGGTTCAACTACCAATTCGTCGAAGCCGCCGCAAACGTCGTCCTTTTCGTGCCGGTCGGTTTTGTGGGCGCACTCGCATTCACTGAAAAGCGCTGGTGGCAAATCTGGGCCTTTGGGCTCCTGATTTCCGGCTGCATCGAACTGGGCCAGCTCTTGTTTCTTCACAACCGCTTTGCAAGCCCGTCAGACATCATGACAAACACTGCAGGGGCTGTCATAGGTTCCCTCCTGGCGGCTTTGGCGGTCCAAACACAGCAGAGGCCCGCTGCCTTCCGGCAACGGGCCTCCAAGAAGCAGTAG
- the galU gene encoding UTP--glucose-1-phosphate uridylyltransferase GalU: protein MTKGKAITKAVIPAAGLGTRFLPATKAMPKEMLPVVDRPAIQYVVEEAIDAGLTDLLMITGRNKRALEDHFDREPGLEAALEAKGDKDKLGLVEYASNLGPIHYVRQGEAKGLGHAVLCAQQHVGDEPFAVLLGDDLIDEAEDLLGTMMEVQQKTGGSVIALIEVDPSQISAYGCADVSAVDGEDYVRVNSLVEKPAVGEAPSNLAVIGRYVLHHNVFGVLENTEPGRGGEIQLTDALQTLAAGEGEGSGVYGVVFKGRRYDTGDKLSYLKAVITLASERVEFGEDLKTWMKSFVG from the coding sequence ATGACTAAGGGGAAAGCTATTACCAAAGCCGTCATTCCTGCTGCCGGATTGGGGACACGCTTCCTGCCCGCCACAAAGGCAATGCCGAAGGAAATGTTGCCGGTGGTAGACCGCCCGGCCATCCAGTATGTGGTGGAGGAAGCGATTGACGCAGGGCTCACCGACCTGCTGATGATCACGGGCCGCAACAAGCGCGCCCTTGAAGACCACTTCGACCGCGAACCCGGCCTGGAAGCTGCGCTGGAGGCCAAGGGCGATAAGGACAAGCTGGGCCTGGTGGAGTACGCCTCCAACCTGGGACCCATCCACTACGTCCGTCAGGGCGAGGCCAAGGGCCTGGGCCACGCAGTGCTCTGCGCCCAGCAGCACGTAGGCGACGAGCCGTTTGCCGTGCTCCTGGGTGACGACCTCATCGACGAGGCCGAGGACCTGCTGGGCACCATGATGGAGGTGCAGCAGAAGACGGGCGGTTCGGTGATCGCGCTGATCGAGGTTGATCCGTCGCAGATCAGCGCCTACGGCTGCGCGGACGTCAGTGCCGTGGACGGCGAGGACTACGTCCGCGTCAACAGCCTGGTGGAGAAGCCGGCCGTCGGCGAGGCGCCGTCCAACCTAGCCGTTATTGGCCGTTACGTGCTGCACCACAATGTGTTTGGCGTCCTGGAGAACACCGAGCCCGGCCGCGGCGGCGAGATCCAGCTGACCGACGCCCTACAGACCCTCGCCGCGGGCGAGGGCGAAGGCTCCGGCGTGTATGGCGTTGTCTTCAAGGGCCGCCGTTACGACACCGGCGACAAGCTAAGCTACCTGAAGGCCGTCATTACGCTCGCGTCCGAGCGCGTGGAGTTCGGCGAGGACCTGAAGACCTGGATGAAGAGCTTCGTGGGCTAG